A single window of Solanum dulcamara chromosome 5, daSolDulc1.2, whole genome shotgun sequence DNA harbors:
- the LOC129888929 gene encoding patatin-07-like — protein MATTRSFLILIFMILTTTGSASSELEEVVTILSIDGGGIKGIIPATILDFLKGQLQELDDNKDARLADYFNLIAGTSTGGLLTAMISSPNEDNRPISAAKDIVSFYFKYGPKIFPRSPPPILHPKYDGIDFHKILEDVLGETRLNQTLTDVVITAFDIKSNKPVVFTKSELAKYPELDAKMSDICYSTAAAPILLPPHYFVNDDGKGNQLEFNLVDGAVAAVGDPAILALSVATRRAMKGDPAFASIKSMNCKKVLLLSLGTGTNSEFDKTYTANETADWGAIEWLFHNNSTPLSQMHSAACSYMDDYYIATVFKAGNAEKNYLRIEENALTGSTTSLDDASVENMKLLVQVGENLLKKKVSKENSETNEEALKRLPKLLSERKKLRAKKASY, from the exons ATGGCAACTACTAGATCtttcttaattttaatttttatgatattAACAACTACTGGATCAGCATCCTCTGAGTTGGAAGAAGTGGTAACCATCCTTAGCATTGATGGAGGTGGCATTAAGGGAATCATTCCGGCTACTATTCTTGATTTTCTTAAAGGCCAGCTTCAG GAATTGGACGATAATAAAGATGCAAGACTTGCAgattattttaacttaattgcAGGAACAAGTACAGGTGGCTTATTGACTGCTATGATAAGTAGTCCAAATGAAGATAATCGACCCATTTCAGCTGCTAAGGATATTgtatctttttatttcaaatatggCCCTAAGATTTTTCCGCg TTCACCACCTCCAATTCTTCACCCAAAATATGATGGAATAgattttcataaaattcttGAAGATGTGTTAGGAGAAACTCGATTGAATCAGACTTTGACAGATGTCGTCATCACAGCCTTTGATATCAAGAGCAATAAGCCAGTAGTTTTCACTAAGTCAGAG TTAGCAAAGTATCCTGAATTGGATGCAAAGATGTCTGACATATGCTACAGCACGGCGGCTGCTCCAATATTGCTTCCTCCGCATTattttgtgaatgatgatggTAAAGGAAATCAACTTGAATTCAATCTTGTTGATGGTGCTGTCGCTGCTGTTGGTGATCCG GCGATATTAGCCCTTAGCGTTGCAACGAGACGTGCGATGAAAGGGGATCCAGCATTTGCTTCTATTAAGTCAATGAACTGCAAAAAGGTTTTGTTGCTCTCATTAGGCACTGGCACTAATTCAGAGTTTGATAAAACATATACAGCAAATGAGACAGCTGATTGGGGTGCTATTGAGTGGCTATTTCATAATAATTCCACACCTTTATCTCAAATGCATTCTGCAGCATGTTCTTACATGGATGATTATTATATTGCCACTGTTTTTAAGGCTGGTAATGCTGAAAAGAATTACCTCAGGATTGAA GAAAATGCATTAACAGGCTCAACTACATCACTGGATGATGCTTCAGtggaaaatatgaaattattggTTCAAGTTGGTGAAAATTTGTTAAAGAAAAAAGTTTCCAAAGAAAATTCTGAAACCAATGAGGAAGCCCtaaagag GCTTCCAAAATTACTCTCTGAAAGGAAGAAACTTCGAGCAAAAAAAGCGTCTTATTAA